Genomic segment of Populus nigra chromosome 6, ddPopNigr1.1, whole genome shotgun sequence:
ATCGAATCATCTTCAACTGGTTTCAGGTTCCAGCAATCTGAGCCTCTTCCACTCGCTAGTTTTGAAAATTGGGATATCAATAGTTGTTTGAGCTgactattttaataaaaaatagaaaattaaaaaaccaagcaaGTAATGGGTAGGATTAATGTCAGCCATGTCCTTTGTATAAGTGTACTTGACTATGAGCTTGTTGATCAATAAATCTCAGtgacttataaaaaatattagtaattataaataaataaataaattcttaccTGTAGATGCTCCATAATTACTAGAGACTAAGGAGGCTTCAAATTCGAATTAagtatatttctttaattttttttgaaatcgaATTTTggaatcaataattaaatattttattaaaaattcttCAATATACTATATTGATATAGGGATGTAGCTTTAAAATCGTTCAGAAGAGAATTTAGACATAACCTTtgacatcaaataaaaagatatgtaTGAAAGCATGAATTAACTTatgtaagaagaaaaaaaaaacttcttaatTAGTAGGCTATTGGATCTTTTATGTACCTAAAAGCCTATTTGGCCTGATATTATGttttctgaaaatatttttctatttaaaaatatattaaaatatttttttaaattttttctatttttaatatcaatatattaaaattattaaaaaaatactaaaaatatatgttttttaaatgaaatctactCAACACCTAAAAAAGACAAAGAGGTGGGCTTCAGAAGACaagctgaataaaaaaaaaccccaagccCAAAAGGAGCAGCGTTGAAGTCAGTCTGCAGCAGGAATTAGGGTTTCTTTCACTTAGAAACCCTATATAAACCGCACTCGGCAGCCTCTCCGCCTCTCCTCTGCTAGAGCCACCAAATCAACGTATCTCCAGCTTCGACAAGGCAGAAGGTGCAGCCACCATGGTACGCCACCGcttctctttccctttctttcttacaTTGAATCTCCACATCACTAAATCACATTATGtcccttgtttttcttttctcaggTGAAGTACTCTAGAGAGCCTGATAACCCCACCAAATGTAAGTCAACTAATGTTCTTCCATTTGGATTTCCCGAGCGTGCTTATCACTGAAGGAGATCTTAACTTGATGTTATTGTGTCTGATTTTTTTGCAGCTTGCAAGGCAAGGGGCTCTGACCTCAGAGTTCACTTCAAGGTATTATGTGTAGagtttttatgggttttgttttgtatgGCCGTTGTTAtctgaagaacaaaaaaagttgatttattagtaaaaaacCTGATGAAAAAAGCAGGGGTCTGTTGCCTGTGTGAACAGGTCTCTCGTAAACTTCAGGGAAATCAGTTTCATTGTTCTTGGGTGAACCTCTGTTTTTGTTCTGTGGCTGAAGGTTCAGTAAACGATGGCACATTTTCTTactaaaattttgtttaaatgagtagtttttttataggtttaattaattaatatacgcCTTTTGGCTTATGCTGgtgttaaaatgattttttacctgaattttgcttttgttgAAGAGTTATTTGATGTAGAAGCTGGtgaattgcatgttttttttcctcgctCTTTCAGGAAAcaacataacaaaattatataatattgtgGCTATATCTATTTGTTACTTAGACTATGAAgtcttaaatttaataattacgAAGCTTTGGTCAGGTTATCCGATCTTTCATTTATAGTTAGTTGTATCATCTGTTGTTGACAGTTTGAATTAAGGATAAAGGAAATCTCTTTCCTGGTAAATAAGATCATGTGGAAGATTTGAGAAATTAGGTTTTGAATATTTCATCAACAAGAAATGGAGACGCTGgatgtttttcttcattttgtctATTGATTGACATGTTTTGGCTGTCACTGACAAAAAAAACCGTCCATTTTTTCTGTTCTGATTCTTATCCTGATAAAAAAAGCAGGGTCTTGTTGCCTTTTTGTGAACAGGGCTCTTGTAAACTTCAGGAACATTAATTGCATTGTTATTGGGTGAACCTCTGTTGTTATTGGTGGCTTAAGGTTCAGTAAATGATGTAACATCTGTTTTCATATTGATGTTTCTCCATGCATGTTTGAAGTGTTGGTTCTCGTTTATAGCTGTATTGATTTCTATTCAATGATGCTTGGACCATTGTTTCTGATTAGCTTTGCCCTCTCAATTGCTTAAAGTActgcattttaaaaaactggTTAGTCATAACATGCATTGGATGATCTTGATTGTAATTATGTTTCCTCCATTGATAGATTTTCTAAGCTTGTTTTGACATGtgcatattttttaatgtcatgCAGAATACAAGAGAGACAGCGTTTGCTCTAAGGAAGTTGCCTCTGGTCAAGGCCAAGAGGTATTTGGAAGATGTTATGGCTCACAAACAGGCAATTCCATTCCGACGTTTCTGTGGTGGAGTTGGGCGTACTGCACAAGCAAAGAACAGGCACTCTAATGGACAAGGACGATGGCCTGCCAAGTCTGCCAAGTTCATCTTGGATTTACTCAAGAATGCCGAGAGCAATGCTGAGGTACATCTATCTTCTTATTTGTCTACACTTTCTCATCATCTACTGCTTGCCATTTTACTGACATTACTTGTTTTTCCAGGTCAAGGGTTTGGATGTGGATGCACTCTACATTTCTCACATCCAGGTGAATCAGGCACAGAAGCAGAGACGTCGTACTTATCGGGCGCATGGAAGAATTAATCGTAAGCTTGTTTTGATTAGATTCGTATTAGTTAATCTTACAAGTACATTTCCATCTGTATTCACaggaatcttttttttcctttacagcTTACATGTCCAGCCCTTGCCACATTGAGTTGACTTTATCTGAAAAGGAAGAGCCAGTTAAGAAAGAGGTAAATTCATTTCTTTCTAATTGgtagatgatttaattaatctaCTAGTGTTTTTTGGACCTTTCTAATTCTTTGTACTTGTATTGCAGCCTGAGACCCAGCTAGCAACCAGCAAGTCAAAGAAGTCTCAAGCCTCCTCTTGAGTGGCGATCTTAGTTCAGTGTGGATCCCCTTTtgatttctgtgtttttttcttaagaaggATTTTGTTGCGTATCTTATAGAATGATCAGATTTTTAGATGTATTGGACATCTTGTATGTTGATTTTGAACTATGTTTAGTTCCTTGTTCTATGAGAAATGTCTTGGCGAGTTTATTTGAAGTCTATTTTCATCACGGTTTGATATCGTAAATTGACAAATAGTCCTTGATAATGGTAATGATCGGCCGTTTGTGAACCACCCTGTAGTTTTCTATCCCTGATGTGTGCCCACAGGAGTGAGAAACCAGTTTCGATTTGAAAATTATCCAGACTGGCAGGCTTATGACCCCTTGTTGTGGTAGTTGTATTCATCAAAGTGTCCTTGTTGACCTGATGTGCTCAAACGAATCGAAGTTTTTTATACCATTGAAAATCTGTTTTCGTACAAAGGTGGCTTCCTGCCCCCATTAGAATATAGAGTGAACTAGATTATTTACAGTCCCGTGTTCAGCGGTGAGCCGGGGGGGGAAAGTCGGTGATGCAATCGGCATAAGCCTTATtgagcaaaaaaatattgataaaacaaTAAGGCAATGAAactaaaattcaaacaaatcaaatatgaaagaacaaaatttttttaaaaaaagcctGATTTGAGCTGACTTGAATGAGAATGCTAAATAtgacaatttgatatttgtaaACTTGAGTGAGCTTGAGATaagttaatataaattaacaaaaggTAAACGACATgattgaaataagaaaataaacaagaagTAAAAGTTGAAGTGCAATTCCAaacatctaaaataaataaataaaaagacaaaaaatctaaacaaatcTAGCAAGTTAACCAAACTCTGCAATTTAAATCATGCAATGAGATAACccgatataaaaaaaagaaatattataaaaactaaatcttaAAACAACATAATGTTGAATGACATAAcattaaagatattaaattaaaaaagaaaaccaagccAACCCACTTATGATCTAAGTGATGAGATTGTGATAAACGAATAGaaagcaaactaaaaaaaattatgaagcctaatataaaaaaaacctcaacttTAAAGGatagaactaaaaaataaaattaattctcaatatatataatgttgaaagatgaaattaaaaaaaatattaattaaaataatttgtcaaAGTAAATtcgacaaataaaaacaaataaaaaaacccaagataACCCGGGTCAGTTTGGAAATTCACaaaaaatcctatagaaagaagataaaaaaaagagcaggGTGTAATAACTAATAAtgtaaatgttgaaggataaatgaaaaaaaaatgaatttaaaaaaagaaaaaaaataggcaaaCATTCTAAACTTGGACTATATCTTAAATTCATAACCCATGAAATCTAAACTCAGCTGAATTAAGAAGTTAAATTCCaaactaaattaatattgaatgatgcaatcataaaaaaaaaattaggcaaacaaaattcaacaaagaatgataaataaaaatattcgaGATAACCTgggtcattttaaaaattaatgaaaagttaTACATAAAgcaaataagtaaaaataacaaagctcaGTCTGTAGTTGAATAAATGATAAAGCTGAAAAAACACAAagttaatgaaagaaagaaaaaactaagcaAACTCAGACGAACCTCTTAAACGTAAGCTAGTCTTTAGAACTTGTAACCGAGAAATTCTAGACTCAGACTCATTCAAGAAGCTGAATTCCTAACTAATTtgatattgaaagatgaaattaaaaaaatatcaatttaaaaagtttgCCAAAGTAAAaattagcaatcaaaataatgaggatcactttagataggaaaaaaaaaccatgatgatgatgaaattgtaaaaaaaaaaatcaattaaaaaaattatctcaaataaaaaaaacagcaatcaaaagaatgataattaaatttaaatggttaaaaaaatgaataaggataaaattaaaaagacattctaattctataaattattccaaataaaaaaaatattcaaaacaatatgaatttaatatgaaagaaaaaaaattaaaggggttgcttttaagtttttaaaggGCAAGGCAAAAATCTAGCGAGGGGGagatgaaggaaaaaagaaaagaaaaggttggtTAGTGTAAAAAAGAAGAGACTGTATGGAACACGTGCCGCCTCGTCACGGAAGAGATGTCAAGACAATTTAAACACATTCGTGAAAGGCGATGTTTGGTGATCGGACGAGACTCCTCACGCGCCTTTTGAATGGTATTGGAGCCGTCCATTGTTACACCTgccaacaagtttttttttaaataatatttaataaatactaaattacCAAAATTCCCCCAAGTCaccttgatattaaaaaaaaaaaacacagtaaaaGGACCAAAAAGGCCCTGGAGAAGAGTTTAGTGAATTTTGTCTTTAAGGATAATAAAGTTATCttattggttttaaaaaataaaaaaacctaaaataaccCTGGACATAAGTTaagtaatcttttttatttgaggggTAAGTAAGtaattttatagtaaaaaaaataaaagactaacCTATCTCtgtataatttgaaaatatgataattatatCATGATGAAAAAGATCATCATAGTGAAAcaatcatgttatttttaataataatttgaagattttttaattctaaaaacaattttttaattctattattGCAAGAAATAGTATTCTTCGACTTGTTGCACAATGAAAAAACGCTAGGAGTcttatgtttttgttaataagGTTGCCAAagaggattttttatttttcaatgtgaacTACGATGTTGTTTGATTAAATATGTGTCAATCCTATGCTCTTATGTATCTTAGATTCAACCATCCAACGTATTAAAAATCCTAGAAATAGGATTCATTTGTATCTGAAAGGATAAATTGGTCAATTAACacacaaaactaaaataattgatgaattgatataaaaacaaaaagttttggCGAAATAATATAGTTTGATAAAGTTGTGCTTTAGAAGTGTGCCATTTCCTGCATGTCGCTATTCTTAAACACGACATGATCAAACAATGCTATTTCTAACTCAACTAGTTGATCGGTTTGTAATGGTTAGTGAAACCGGTTGATCGGTtctgaaaataataagaaaaatctcaaaaatgcCAAAACCAGAAGCCTTGGAAAGATTTTTGATATCTAAAGATTTAATGGTCCGCATATAAACGCAATGGCTACTATAGAGAAAACAACCTTCGCTACTATAGAGaaaacaactttaaaaaacttatgtaaaaatttgagcacgatccaacggtcggataaaaagttatggtttttttgaactgttagttTAGTCTGGCACAACCAGACCTTCTTTTGGATCTTAGACCTGTCCCACTAGTGCATAAATGTATCTAATAGGCCATTTACGTAATCTGTTTAAGGCAAATCCTTATTTAATCATGACAGACTCACACCTAACTATTCAAAATCACACACTACtatgtaaaaaataactttttaatattttaattggagTTTATTTTTTGACTTACAAGTTGGGCAAAGACATTTTTGactcataaatatatttggaagagaaacttcataaaattatggtttttgaaTGAAATGATTGACCGATTAATACAATTAGATCTAACGAATCAATCAATTaagacataaaattaaaatttaaccatATTACACTTTAAAAATACGACATCATCAAACTATACTATTTCACCGTAATTTAAATCGAGTTACTGTTCCAAGGTTACTCGCAGAGTGGAGGACGGCAACATTTGAcgagaaaaaacaagaagaataacTCACTAACATGTACAGTGACAATCATTATAAACTAATATCAATTTTTAAGTTTCTTTAtttgtgaaaatttaattataaaatattcgTGCATGCATCATTACCTGGTTGGTGGTAATCTTGAGAGGCTGTGGTCTTTAGCACCAAATTGTACTTGAGTTCGAGTCCTAGAGATCACTGACTCCTTCTCATACCAAGAAAAGATATCCATTAAGTTAATGTCTTCCTCTTTGCTTAATTGTCGTGACTTCCTATTTTTTGATTTGTAAAGTTACAACATTCTttataaaactatatttaaaaaatcataaaaaaaccccTGTAAAAAACAATCTATTCAACTTCAGTAAAGAGgaagaacataattatattttaaattttttttatatatttttaggtgtataaaaattctctaaaaaattaatatatttccactaatactaaatatatataatacatatatcagaaatattttttctctttaatactATCCAGACAACATTAAGCTTTAGCCCCTTCTCTTCATTATAAAGAGACTCATGAGTTATTAATAGACCATGAATCCTTTAACCTGAAAGGTTCATAATCTCCATTCTatgttatatatttatttccaGAGTCTTTCTACAACATTATTGAATTTTCTCTCAAAAAATCACTATCTTAATCATTAGAGAGTTCTCAAATTCATCGAAAGAGATATTTTACAGGTACTAGACACTCATTTCTAGCTACATTGGCtatgaagaataaaacaaatttttcataacaaaaaaattaactgaataTCCAAAACATAAACCTTATCCCCAACTTATTTGAATTTTCTATGACATCATCAATTTAGTTAACCaacaatttagtttttgttgatcCTTTACACATATTGAGGGGGTCTCTCACctcatttttaacatttatcatcatcatattattttaattatagagagataattttaatttttaatataaagtttgaatttttatcCTATGACCTGTAAaagatttttatgattttatgtaaaaattgaagtcaattttattattttatgattaattgaTGAGGatgtagtttttttagtttagattttatttttataaaattaataataaaaaaaattgaattggttATCCAGAGGGTACAGACAAGTAAAAGAAATCCTTTACTTGACCTGCTTCAATTAAGTCAGAATCGaaaatgaattataaatttaaatacttcaaattcaaattaaaacaagtAAAGTAAAATCTAATTAGAAGGATAGAGTTGTATCATGCACTTTTGAGAGTAAGAAATCCATGGTTAATAAGAGAAAATCCAATGCCAAACCATGgaatattgaatttaaaaattatctattcTTCCCATGAAAAATGATGTATCTCTGGTCTTTTCTTTTCGTGTTTATTTAACATTCGatagttcttattttttaaattagtttttatttaaaaaaaatatttaaaaaatatttttttaaattaaaaataaattgttttattaaaaaatattattttaatatatattcaattaaaaaatacatttaaaaaacatatgcaTTCCATTATTAAACAATCATTCTCCCTGTGCAAGATCCGACAAAGACCAATTGATGGTTCATTCGTTTGAAATATGTTGTACAGATGGTGCTTTTTCATTGAAAGACTCAATTTTAAATGAATCAAAATCGAATTAggtcaattttgaatttttttaattgaagaatttgtTGATTTAAAAGACGGAAAGGTTCaacccatttatttatttattttgcatttttttttatcaggaaTGTAATGATTTCATTGAACAGATAATAgcgaaaaaaaacatttaatagcaaactctttatatttcaaagagataaaagaagagagagaataaaaCGGAATatgtgttttcttaaaaaagaagtaaGACCGGCCCATCTTGTTTAACACTGCAGAACagggcagagagagagagagagagagagaagaaggtcAATCAGTCAGTCGGCAGTGACagcattttggattttttcttcaaattagtaaagtaaattaaaagtttttactaaaataacatattttaaaaaaatacttgataaaataaaatattctaaatgTGGCAACAGAGTTATCACATTTTATAACAGacatttaaatatgttttttttaaagtatgataaatattaatcaatttGATGATAAtagttttatgaattttatgagtaaaaactcataaaatattctataattttatgaatttttctttcaaatatattttatgagtaaaaaattatatctttatttaacttgtaaattaaaaaataaacttaaattaaaatcttaaaaagttAGTGTTTACGTAATATTTTTTACGGGTGATTCTGTGTAGTCAAATGTGATTATGTCATAATTAGATAAGGATATGCTCTAGATAGATTATATAAATAacttaacaaatatatttatagatcaATGGAAACATGTCTAGGCTTGGAAAGGGATTTGATTGCGTCAGATCAGAATGATGACTcaaaaagaccataacttttgatataaTCATTAAATCacgtttaaatttttacacaaATTTTTAAAGATCATTTTTCTCATAATAGTCACTATATCATTATACTAAATTATACTAACTGTCAAATCTTTAGATGCAAAAAATCTTACTAAGATCCCGGTTTtgacaattttgttatttttggatttcatACCTTATTTTGCTATAGACAAAAGTGGTTCCAAGGTAATTTTCATTTCCAAGCTAATCCAGCATGTTGTAATTgcattatatatttatgttatgaTCAATAACTTGCTTATTATcacaaattaaataaagttcTTATCACAAACTGAATATATTacgaaaggtttttttttcagtcaTTCATATGGTTTACTCTTTATTAGTTTCCAGTTTCTGAACTAGTCGGAAAGAACATTCTTCTTTACTTCTCAGCTCAACGGCGCCGTCCCCGTCGTGCCTTTTTACCCAAGCTAATTGAAGCACACCACACTAAAGCAAAAGACAATGCATTTGAGGTGATCTTCATCTCACGTGACCTCAATCAATTCGGCTTTGATGAGTTCTATTCAGAAATGCCCTGGTTAGCCCTTCCATTTGTGATGTAAGGAACCGAATTCTGAGGcggaaattcaaaattcaaggcATCCCTGCAGCTGTAGCCATCGGCCCAAGAGGCCGGACCATGCATTACTAATTAAGGAAGCTCGGATGCACTTGACAGCTTACGGGGCGGATGCTTTTCCAGTCAATGAGGCGAACATCTAAAGCAACTGGAGGAGGAGCTTGAGGAACAGGCAAAGGGGTGGCCAGAGAAAGTGAAACACGAACTTCATACTGGGCATGAGCTTATACGTACTAAACGCAAAGCATATATATTTGCAATGGCTGTCGGGAAACAGGATATAGTTGTTTTTTCTATTGCGAACAATGTGTCTTTGATTTTCACCCCAAGTGTGCTCTGAAGGAAGATGAAAATACTGGAACTGAAAAGGGAAAGGAAGGATGGATCTGCGATGGAGATGTCTGCCGCAGAGCTTACGCAGGCATGCGCTCCTTGTATCTGGTTTTGTGGGCTTTCTGCTGTAACAAGTACGTAATGTAAGATGTTTGTTGCATGTGTGGGAAGATCGTGGATGCCTTTATGACATTCATCTTTGTATCTATAGTTTTTAGTTAGTTATAATTAACAGGTTGGGTTTTATTCATTTACCtccatttttttactttgttataaTCAAGGTTTCATCCTTATATCTTCAGATGTTAATGGTTCATTATAATCATCAGGTTAAGTTTTTTCGTCCAATATTTAGTTTAGATAACTACTAGgttgaattctttttaatttaattttagtttttgtagGTTGTTTCTCTATTATGTGAGGATTCATAAGAATAACTTGGATCCATTgtaataaaagctaaaaaaagacCCTGAAAAGCAAGGactataaaaaatcttaattgaaGTAATttcggtttgaaccagttttaaaataaaaaaattgaactaagTCAAATATGGTATGTTTAAACcgatttcaagttcaaaaccTTAAAAGACTAAACTTTCAATGtagtgtcttttttttaatccaaaaccaaaccaaataaaaaataattacatttattgtcaatttaaaaaactcataaactagtttaaaaatataaaatttaactcaattttttttttaattttaatttaacctgATTTAATCATGTCagaattgaataataaatttgaatattttagaTAGAATAATTAAGTTAAACTCAAAACCAACTTATTTTATTACCTTCcattaattattgttaaatgaGAAATTCAAACATGCTTTGCATATTTAGCAAAGGAGAATGACAGAATGACATAATTGTGTTGTACACTTTTGAGTGTGGAAAAGTCAACTCAATTTGGTACTAGTTAACCACACCTAGTTGAAAATGAACAAGAAATTTTTagtataataagaaaaacaagaaatcatttaattaagtttgtactttccattcaaaaatatctttAGTAACAATGCTGAAATACTTGATGAAAGATTTTCtcataaagtatttttcaatatgtataaattcaataataaaatttttttttgaataaaaataacttttatttaaaaaattaaattttataaaaacccGATTACATAACTTGAAATTTAGACATTAAAGGTTAAGTCTATATCCAAAGAGTTTATTTTGCTAAactttgatataataaaaaaatttccttaCAATATCACATCTtgaaatacatattaaattaattcaattgttATAATcatcaaaactattaaaatcatAAGTACCAGAGATCTTTAGActaatactaattaaaataattccaaCTTTGTCGAGTTTCA
This window contains:
- the LOC133695867 gene encoding large ribosomal subunit protein uL22y; translated protein: MVKYSREPDNPTKSCKARGSDLRVHFKNTRETAFALRKLPLVKAKRYLEDVMAHKQAIPFRRFCGGVGRTAQAKNRHSNGQGRWPAKSAKFILDLLKNAESNAEVKGLDVDALYISHIQVNQAQKQRRRTYRAHGRINPYMSSPCHIELTLSEKEEPVKKEPETQLATSKSKKSQASS